Proteins from a single region of Dysosmobacter acutus:
- a CDS encoding zinc-ribbon domain containing protein: MYEDKTLVCKECGQEFVFTAGEQEFYAERGFQNEPQRCKSCRDARKNAARGPREYFTAVCAACGGEARVPFEPKSDRPVYCSECFAKMREQNA; this comes from the coding sequence ATGTACGAAGACAAGACTTTAGTGTGCAAAGAGTGTGGCCAGGAGTTCGTGTTCACCGCTGGCGAGCAGGAGTTCTATGCAGAGAGAGGCTTCCAGAACGAGCCCCAGCGCTGCAAGTCCTGCCGTGATGCCCGCAAGAACGCTGCCCGTGGTCCCCGTGAGTATTTCACCGCTGTTTGCGCAGCTTGCGGCGGCGAGGCCAGAGTTCCTTTCGAGCCCAAGTCTGACCGTCCTGTTTACTGCAGCGAGTGCTTCGCCAAGATGCGCGAGCAGAACGCCTAA
- the thpR gene encoding RNA 2',3'-cyclic phosphodiesterase, which translates to MRLFVAIQLPCPVRSSLLNAVSRMKELGRGNFTRPENLHLTLIFIGETGNEEAARQALSMVQGTAFPLSIGGLGSFGDLYWAGVDPSPALLSLQRQVEGSFRAAGFKLEQRPYRPHLTLCRQFRPYGAFRADEITVRPPTCSIERISLMESLRRDGRLIYREVAGQQLI; encoded by the coding sequence ATGCGGTTATTTGTTGCTATCCAGCTTCCCTGCCCGGTGAGGTCCTCCCTGCTCAACGCCGTCAGCCGGATGAAAGAGCTGGGCCGGGGCAATTTTACCCGGCCGGAAAACCTTCACCTCACCTTGATCTTTATTGGGGAAACCGGGAATGAGGAGGCGGCCCGTCAGGCGCTTTCCATGGTTCAAGGGACGGCCTTTCCCCTTTCAATCGGCGGCCTTGGGTCCTTTGGAGATCTATACTGGGCGGGAGTAGACCCATCCCCAGCCCTGCTGAGTTTACAGCGCCAGGTGGAGGGGTCATTCCGCGCGGCCGGATTCAAACTGGAACAAAGGCCCTACCGGCCCCATCTGACGCTCTGCCGTCAATTCCGGCCCTATGGAGCCTTCCGGGCCGACGAGATCACAGTGCGGCCGCCCACCTGTTCCATCGAACGGATCAGCCTGATGGAATCCCTCCGCCGGGACGGCAGGCTCATCTATCGGGAGGTAGCCGGCCAGCAGCTCATCTGA
- a CDS encoding DUF1858 domain-containing protein, whose translation MVEITKDTIIGDILDVAPQTAPIFLSIGMHCLGCPSSRGETVEEACMVHGIDVDKLLALVNEEANKAAE comes from the coding sequence ATGGTTGAAATTACGAAAGACACCATCATTGGTGATATTTTGGATGTAGCGCCTCAGACCGCTCCCATTTTCCTGTCCATCGGCATGCACTGCCTGGGCTGCCCCTCTTCCCGGGGTGAGACGGTGGAAGAAGCCTGCATGGTCCACGGAATCGATGTGGACAAGCTGCTGGCCCTGGTCAACGAGGAAGCCAACAAGGCCGCTGAATAA
- a CDS encoding Nif3-like dinuclear metal center hexameric protein, producing the protein MPTVQQIEAKLFEFAPPDLKMDWDNVGLLVGEPDRLVEKVLVALDITWEVAEEASRIGAQLIVAHHPLINCKWLPVQTVRSDTPQGALLIALLKGDISAICMHTNLDAASGGVNDALAAALRVNDPGPLTREGIGRVGTLSEPVPLRRFVAEVSRCLHCNGLRYADGGRSVHRVAVGGGACGDFVDQAVAAGCDTFVTSDLSYHDFLDARPKGINLIDAGHFPTEQVVCPVIIDTLKQAFPELEIVLSASHGEVIQYYV; encoded by the coding sequence ATGCCGACTGTTCAGCAGATTGAAGCAAAGCTGTTCGAATTTGCCCCGCCGGACTTGAAAATGGACTGGGACAATGTGGGACTGCTGGTGGGCGAGCCGGACCGGCTGGTGGAAAAAGTCCTGGTGGCTCTTGATATCACCTGGGAAGTGGCCGAGGAAGCGTCGCGGATCGGCGCGCAGCTCATTGTGGCCCACCATCCGCTCATCAACTGCAAATGGCTGCCTGTGCAGACGGTGCGCAGCGACACACCCCAGGGCGCATTGCTGATCGCGCTGCTTAAAGGTGATATTTCCGCCATCTGTATGCATACCAATCTGGATGCGGCGTCAGGCGGCGTCAATGACGCTCTGGCGGCCGCCCTGCGGGTGAACGACCCTGGGCCGCTGACCCGGGAGGGCATTGGGCGCGTGGGCACGTTGAGTGAGCCTGTGCCCCTCAGGCGGTTCGTTGCGGAAGTTTCCCGGTGCCTTCACTGCAACGGCCTGCGCTATGCCGACGGCGGCAGAAGCGTCCATCGTGTGGCGGTGGGCGGCGGCGCCTGCGGCGATTTTGTGGATCAGGCCGTTGCGGCCGGCTGTGACACCTTTGTCACCTCTGATCTCAGCTACCATGACTTTTTAGATGCCAGACCAAAGGGCATCAACTTGATTGACGCCGGACATTTTCCCACGGAGCAGGTGGTCTGCCCGGTGATCATTGATACGTTAAAACAGGCGTTCCCGGAATTGGAGATCGTCTTGTCCGCTTCCCATGGGGAAGTGATTCAGTACTATGTATAA
- the glmM gene encoding phosphoglucosamine mutase, with translation MGKLFGTDGIRGVVGENLTADLAFRVGQAVAVVLAEDLGRRPVITIGKDTRISSDMLESALMAGICSVGGDVKPLGTIPTPAVAFLTVQERSDAGIVISASHNPYEHNGIKVFNGQGYKLPDATELRVEERVLSAAPMKLRTRQEIGRRHHGMRQLKRDYIDYLASTIESDLGGLKILVDCANGAASATAPELFGRFKAHTDFIHRDPDGININSRCGSTHLEDLCRSVVSGGYNVGVAFDGDADRCLMVDETGGVIDGDKVIAACAADMKRRGKLNGNTVVATVMSNLGLHEFCKSSGIELICTGVGDRNVLEKMLECDYRIGGEQSGHTIFTEFATTGDGELTALQFLQILSDCGKSASALTLGCPQYPQVLHNVEVPHSGGVKEQIMASGALREAVAEEEKRLAGAGRVLVRASGTEALIRVMVEAKTESEAEKCAMNLVDFIKSLKF, from the coding sequence ATGGGTAAATTATTTGGTACAGACGGAATCCGCGGCGTTGTGGGAGAAAATCTGACCGCTGATCTTGCGTTTCGGGTGGGGCAGGCTGTGGCAGTGGTCCTTGCGGAGGACCTGGGCCGCCGCCCGGTCATCACCATTGGCAAGGACACCCGAATCTCTTCCGACATGCTGGAGTCCGCGCTGATGGCCGGCATCTGCTCCGTGGGCGGGGACGTGAAGCCCCTTGGCACCATCCCCACGCCCGCCGTGGCCTTTTTGACGGTGCAGGAGCGCTCCGACGCGGGAATCGTGATCTCCGCGTCCCACAACCCCTATGAGCACAACGGGATCAAGGTCTTCAACGGCCAGGGGTATAAGCTGCCCGACGCAACCGAGCTGCGGGTGGAGGAGAGGGTTCTCTCCGCTGCGCCCATGAAGCTGCGCACCCGGCAGGAGATCGGCCGCCGCCATCACGGTATGCGCCAGCTCAAGCGGGACTATATCGATTATTTGGCCTCCACCATCGAAAGCGACCTGGGCGGTCTGAAGATCCTGGTGGACTGCGCCAACGGAGCTGCCAGCGCCACCGCGCCCGAGCTCTTCGGCCGCTTTAAGGCCCATACGGATTTTATCCACCGGGACCCGGACGGAATCAACATCAACAGCCGCTGCGGTTCCACCCACCTGGAGGATCTCTGCCGCAGCGTGGTGTCCGGCGGATACAACGTGGGCGTGGCCTTTGACGGCGATGCGGACCGCTGTCTGATGGTGGATGAGACCGGAGGCGTCATCGACGGGGACAAAGTGATTGCCGCGTGCGCCGCGGATATGAAGCGCAGGGGAAAGCTCAACGGGAATACCGTGGTGGCCACGGTGATGTCCAACCTTGGGCTCCACGAGTTCTGCAAAAGCAGCGGCATTGAGCTGATCTGCACCGGTGTTGGAGACCGGAACGTGCTGGAAAAGATGCTGGAATGCGACTACCGCATCGGCGGAGAGCAGTCCGGTCACACCATCTTTACCGAGTTTGCAACCACCGGGGACGGGGAACTGACGGCGCTTCAGTTTTTGCAGATTCTCAGTGATTGCGGGAAGAGCGCCTCAGCACTCACCTTGGGATGCCCTCAGTATCCCCAGGTGCTGCACAATGTGGAAGTGCCTCACTCCGGCGGTGTGAAAGAGCAGATTATGGCGTCCGGGGCGTTGAGGGAGGCCGTTGCGGAGGAGGAAAAGCGCCTGGCTGGAGCGGGGCGCGTCCTGGTGCGCGCATCCGGTACCGAAGCGCTGATTCGGGTCATGGTGGAGGCAAAAACAGAGTCGGAAGCGGAAAAATGTGCAATGAACTTGGTGGATTTTATAAAATCACTAAAATTTTAA
- a CDS encoding sigma-70 family RNA polymerase sigma factor, giving the protein MYKCNEKTNPPFERLTDEELCALAAAGSREAEEILVTRYNRLVRTCARPYFLIGGDSEDLTQEGMVGLIKAVREYDGAKEASFRTFAEICIRNRLYSVLRAATRDKHSPLNQSVPLDTPFFESNSYTAATRNMAQRNPEEYIIDREHAESVLSGVRKQLSEFETKILGYYLDGLSCREIAESVGKSPKSVDNAVQRVRRKVAQYSGEISKS; this is encoded by the coding sequence ATGTACAAATGCAATGAGAAAACCAATCCCCCCTTTGAACGTCTGACAGATGAAGAGCTTTGTGCTCTGGCCGCCGCGGGCAGCCGGGAGGCGGAGGAGATCTTGGTGACAAGATACAACCGTCTGGTACGCACATGTGCCCGCCCTTATTTTCTAATCGGTGGGGACAGCGAGGACTTAACCCAGGAGGGAATGGTAGGTCTCATTAAAGCGGTCCGGGAATATGATGGTGCCAAAGAGGCGTCTTTTCGGACTTTTGCAGAAATCTGTATACGAAATCGGCTGTATTCGGTTTTGCGCGCTGCAACAAGAGACAAACACTCCCCGCTGAATCAGTCGGTTCCATTGGATACACCCTTCTTTGAGAGTAATTCCTACACCGCGGCTACCCGGAATATGGCACAGCGCAATCCTGAAGAGTATATCATCGACAGGGAACACGCAGAAAGCGTATTGTCCGGCGTCCGAAAGCAGTTGTCCGAGTTCGAAACGAAGATTTTAGGGTATTATTTAGATGGTCTTTCGTGTCGGGAGATTGCCGAATCAGTAGGCAAATCCCCCAAATCTGTGGACAACGCTGTGCAGCGCGTCCGGCGCAAGGTTGCGCAATATTCCGGCGAGATCAGCAAAAGCTGA
- a CDS encoding AAA family ATPase, whose amino-acid sequence MNFLAQIKLRRELPENSYLRDLAPVRYLMEGHVLSFESPVTFFVGENGTGKSTLLEAIAVACGFNAEGGTRNFRFSTNDTHSVLGEYLTPARRSYPKDGFFLRAESFYNVATNIDRLDAEPSFGPRLIDSYGGVSLHCQSHGESFLALVQNRFRGDGLYLLDEPEAALSPSRLMVLLAEMHRLVEAGSQFVVATHSPILMAYPGAQLYELSGAGIRQVAYQETEHYQLTRQFLNHPEQMLHYLLEK is encoded by the coding sequence ATGAACTTTCTTGCCCAGATCAAGCTCCGGCGGGAACTGCCGGAGAATTCCTACCTGCGCGATCTTGCACCGGTGCGCTATTTGATGGAGGGCCATGTGCTGTCCTTTGAGTCCCCCGTGACTTTTTTCGTGGGAGAGAACGGCACAGGCAAGTCCACCCTCCTGGAGGCCATCGCAGTGGCCTGCGGCTTCAACGCCGAAGGCGGGACCCGGAACTTCCGCTTTTCCACCAACGACACTCACTCGGTGTTGGGAGAGTATCTGACCCCAGCCCGCAGGAGCTACCCCAAGGACGGGTTTTTCCTCCGGGCGGAGAGCTTTTACAACGTGGCCACCAACATCGACCGGCTGGACGCCGAGCCCTCCTTCGGCCCGCGGCTCATCGACAGCTATGGCGGTGTATCGCTGCACTGTCAGTCCCACGGCGAGAGCTTTCTGGCCCTGGTGCAAAACCGGTTCCGGGGCGATGGGCTCTATTTGTTGGATGAACCGGAGGCGGCGCTGTCCCCCTCCAGGCTGATGGTGCTGTTGGCTGAGATGCACCGCCTGGTGGAGGCCGGCTCCCAGTTCGTGGTCGCTACCCATTCGCCGATTTTGATGGCCTACCCCGGCGCGCAGCTCTATGAGCTGAGCGGGGCAGGCATCCGGCAGGTGGCCTATCAGGAAACGGAGCACTATCAATTGACCAGGCAATTTTTAAATCATCCGGAGCAGATGCTGCATTATCTGCTGGAGAAATAG
- a CDS encoding class I SAM-dependent methyltransferase, with amino-acid sequence MQPKRRLELQPRLQAIADWVRSGAKIADIGTDHGYLPVWLLQAGVVEYAIASDINESPLEHARRTSREYGQKMEFRLCNGLDGIFPQEADTVVIAGMGGENIASIIERAPWTREGHTLLLQPMSKPEYLRGFLAGHGYQVTRERLVRDKGVLYPILEAMGGSMEPPSPGRLYGGIALASDPLEGEYLSCLIGKLSRAAQGLRQAKDGSERAAELDGIVQELQKMRKEWEDADCSAD; translated from the coding sequence ATGCAGCCAAAGCGCAGATTGGAGCTTCAGCCCAGGCTTCAGGCCATTGCAGACTGGGTGCGTTCCGGTGCAAAGATCGCTGATATTGGCACGGATCACGGCTATTTGCCGGTTTGGCTCCTGCAAGCCGGCGTCGTGGAATATGCCATTGCCAGCGATATCAACGAATCTCCTCTGGAGCATGCCCGCCGCACATCCCGTGAGTACGGTCAGAAGATGGAATTTCGCCTGTGCAACGGCCTGGACGGGATTTTCCCCCAGGAGGCGGACACAGTGGTCATCGCCGGGATGGGCGGGGAAAACATCGCCTCCATCATAGAGCGGGCGCCCTGGACCAGAGAAGGCCATACGCTGCTGCTTCAGCCCATGTCCAAGCCCGAATATCTACGCGGCTTTCTGGCCGGTCACGGCTATCAGGTGACCCGGGAGCGGCTGGTGCGGGATAAAGGCGTCCTGTACCCTATCCTTGAGGCCATGGGCGGCAGCATGGAGCCGCCTTCTCCCGGCAGGCTTTACGGCGGAATCGCCCTTGCGTCGGACCCCCTGGAGGGAGAGTACCTGAGCTGCTTAATTGGGAAGCTCAGTCGCGCGGCTCAGGGGCTCCGGCAGGCAAAGGACGGTTCGGAAAGGGCTGCTGAACTGGACGGGATTGTCCAGGAACTTCAGAAGATGAGAAAGGAGTGGGAGGATGCCGACTGTTCAGCAGATTGA